The Crassostrea angulata isolate pt1a10 chromosome 1, ASM2561291v2, whole genome shotgun sequence nucleotide sequence GTCTTGGCcaatttatatgaatttttaatggtattctactacagttattgctgAGATCAAATAGATGCCCTgtacattattctccaatataccacgaacgtcattagtaaattatcagatcagaaatacctatttgtctcgcactgatcatatGCATGAAAGTaaaacttcaaaccgtaaaaagtcAATTCCACGTGTTAATTCCAGTAAAAACGATGTATATTGcctcaaatatttattttcaagagATCAATGTGGCTGTTCCTGggacctccctagcacattttcactgcgtgtttttacataaaatataccggtatatcgtGTAGTAgcaataatcgtattaaattgcccttaaaatattaggaatatgatttaaagatattttataaataagtgaagagtatccaaagaaaaattctgtcgtctgcataTGATTCCTTTGatcaatacacatgtaaacattactaacaaaaccgttggggttacacggaacagccgtcaaaatgaccgaTATCGTCtttagaaatactgggctgttagtagaatagaaataaagttcttgttatcgtgaatgttgcaggataacctcctcagtctcgaaatgttgtttgaaatataaaagcctcggctttatatttcaaaacaacatttcccgaactcggaggttattctgcaacattcacgaaagctcgtactttatttctaaGTAACATCTTGTACATGatttacatatttataataCGTATTATAAATACACATTAGCTTGTATACAACTTTCAGTAAATctctattttaaacttaaaccagACTTGAAGCATACAATTCTTGAATAAAgggtttttaattttcaaacgaatgaccagtattttttaaaaatataattaattagaattcttaaaaaattagaaaaatgtcaaacaaaatgacacGTAGGACttcatttttattgcttttatatcttttggcaataTTTTTGCCAatttcgggcagaaacaagccagttcaagaaatgttcacattcttatcctcaaatgtacaagatagccgcacatcccccttaattTGAAACTAAACTTTGAACTCTGTACCATGTGTACTGTACAGCTCTGTAGGGCGGGTATCCTGGTATTTGAAAGAAACTatcattgggtttttttcaattctacatgtgtatatatgcaATTTTGAGTATTTaatatgaaacatgtaaaactgTCAATTTGTTTTGTACTTTACGGAATTTTAAAATAAGAGATAAAATGAACTTGTGTAAGCAATTCCATTATGTCCGTGTTAagttttttaagattaaaatgtCGTTTTAAGAAACTGGGTAACATTAATTAACGCAATACACTTTACGTataatagaaatacatgtatagagaacATTAAATGATGACGAAACACGGTTTTAAGAACAGAAGACAAATTCTCTGCATGACAAATGTCTGTGCAAAATCCCAGGTCACTAGGACAGCATTATACTCATGTTCTTTTAAGGCATATAAGGGTACCTGTCGTAAAGAAAGTGACTTTTGAATGACGCGTGGAGCGACAATTTGGAAAGTTCTGCGCGAAAATTCTCTTTTCTATACAAGACATAACGAAACCCGAGGAAAAAccgatacatttttaaaataaaatattgtatgaaTAGAAATTAAACAACTGTAATTATACTTCAATTTGTGTTTCGCGATTTTTTGTTCATCTTTCAATCTAGTTTGGATTATGCAAACTTTTGTATTATCAACATTCAGCTCGGGCTTCGCAAATTGACACTTGGTACCCCTTATTATTGTTATACAATGTTAATAATGTCTAAATTATCTTACCCAGTGTCTGTGAACAGTCTTAAATTGAGCTTCAACCCTTTCAcataaattctgaaaacattaacataaaaaatttaCTTATTCAGCTATTTTTAAAGTCctttaatgtatataaaataacaacatttaaagaattttaaaaatgttgatagATTCATATAACCCACAAGAACCCTTGTTTAACGAAGCCATTTTTCTCGTATTTCCAATGTGTCATGGGTATATTTACATTACAGGGAAAACAAACAGAAAGTACAGAATATGTAAGTTATTTGACATGCTTGTGGCCAAAAGGTAAATAGTTTCACTTTCTAATCTTCAAGCAACCATTATGAACTATCTGCATTACATGATTATATGCAGGAATTGAACATTCTGAGATcgatcacttaaaaaaaaataatcgaattcgacattatttttgcatttttgtaaGGAACTACAGGTAAAGTataattgtcatttttatataaagccTAATGTCTTGATTCGGTAATATGACATCATAGATGTTACCCTGTTACAAAGCAGAAAGTAATTTCCCAAAGGATGACTTAACGCCGTACTTTGGGCCCTTTTTCGGTCACTATTGTTATTGTTGTTAGGTTTATTCCTCGCTCAATATTTGTTATAGTGTTTATTCAATTTccaatggaaaattattttaataattgttttaaactgcgatgcaataaataatttcttgttttattacCCTAACTGCTCTGCAAACATCTTGAATGTAGACTTGTCTTTCCTTGATTGAAAATAAGACTCATAAAAATGCATGGATAGTTGATCTTATATTATAATGAGTGGTCTAGAATTAGATTAGCGGTACTATACATGAACACCTCTctttctcttctctctctctctctctctctctctctctctctctctctctctcgatcgATCGATTGATCGATCGATCGACTAGTATAAGTAGCCATTGATGGTCTTAAACCAGTAGCTGATGTAAACAATTTATGTGTACGAAATGAATTAACAAGTAGATTAATATGTAACGCACAGAATAGAAGTTTTAAACtttctaaaaaatgaaaatgacgaAAATCTTGGACAGAATATTTCTCTAgtgaggtttttaaaaaaatttggaaatactTGGGTTCTTTTATTACACGGGTATGAATTGTCTCACTAGTATCGCCTAGCAGATTGCGTGCTACCTAACACGTCACGTGACGGGAGTTTTGTTTTCCCAAAGTTTATATACAACAACCATTAAAAGGAGAACAATAGGCAAACATGCTTTGACTGTGAATTAGGTCTTTAAAAAAGTGCATGCGCGTCCCCATTATCCTACGGAGATTCAAGAAAATGTAATGATCCCTACCTATGAAAACGGTTTCGTTCTTTGTTAATATGAACTTTGTAATAATGCTATATTACATGAGGTTTCAGTTAAGACATTGGCAATCCCTACAATTGAAAGAAACATGCCATTTTAACGTTTATTTTGTCGCGATTCTTAAATGTCATTGAGTGCAGTCATCCTTTACAAATATGAGATTAATATCTGGTTCATAGTTTTAAATCGTCATCAACACGCAGGACCTTTTTAACAACCGgatattttaaattcaacaatCACTTACTATCTTTAATGATTATAAATCTAAAAAGGATAACTAGACACAAatcgaaatatatatatatccttttgAATGAGATGAATTCATTCCTTTTCCtaatatgttttaataataacaataactCGCCAAAAATAAATGCCCATGTGAGATTTTGAAACGACATAAGGTGCCTGGAAACGTTTTAACACTtctttattaaaacatttgaagaTATTTTCAATAAACCTCGGGACGCACGTTTCAGTTTGTAAAAGTGAATGACCATACCCCTTTCAAAGGTCGAATGATTAGTAAATCGAAAAATTCTATATCATCAAAATTCAAAGATAGCTACAataagcaggcacgtagcatcgtttttgaaagtggggggggggggcagactcattcaaaaaatcttgacaagcaaaataaaaaaaaaaaaaaggaggaaTTTAacgtttcccaaaatcttcaaactcctaatccggggggggggggggggggctatttcactcctcatttccttattttcatatcaatttttttacatacttccaaaaaagtggggggccaactctatgttaattcaattttttatatataaattttaaaaaaaattgttgctgtgAGAacaagtgggggggccaggccccccccccctgccccccccccccccccctgatgctacgtacCTGATAAGTGTGGAAGATTTGAGCTTGTTCATGTAATGACATCGGGGGCCATAGTGATAACAAggggttttttgtttatatggacagatttaatggaaaaatagttttttaccGGTAACCTTTATAAAAGACAATTCATGCTAACATACAAAGGACTTAAGCTGTGGATGTTGCTATTAACCATTTATTTCAAAGGAGGCCTGAGAGTTCAACATTAAACTCATTAagcgttttaaaataaattctaaaagagaaaaagtctaaaaaaaaaaattaagataaaaaagaatcGGGAATTTCTAGCATACAAAACACAGGAGAGGGTTGGAGAGTTCTAAGCTTGGTGGGGAATTCCAAAGAAGAATATGGAGGACAGTCATTCCTAGGAAAACAGCGCTTGTAAATTTTTGTGAAGGTAATCATAGTGGTTTTTTAATCATGACACAGATTTGAATCTTTCTGTTAACAGCAAATATGAGGAGGAGAGAACGCGGTGCTACAAATCATTCCTTAACCGACTCCCAGATATTTCCCACAGTAGCAAGATATGCTATCTATCACATTGTGACGTCAGATGGTGGCCAGCTAACTGTTTCTAAGCTTAGAGACATAATGCTTGAGAATCCACAGCTTACAAGTCTTAGTATCGATGATTTATTGCGTATCCTCGGCAAACATCCAGAAATGTTTGACCTAGAAGAAACAGACAGAGAAAAATCTCAGAGCAATGTGGTGTTAGCTTTTGAGTTGCAGATATGCGACCAGCCCAAAAAATGTGGTGGTTACCCAACATGTAAAGACATGCATATCTGTAAATACTTCCTCCAAAACAAATGCAGACAAGAACAACCAAATAGATGTCAGTTTGGACATTATCTGCACTCTGAGCATAATTTACCCATTCTACGAGAAAAATACATGGATAATATTGATCCAAGAAAACTCAAGGAGTGGATACAAAAACATCACAACAGGCTATTTTGGACATCTCGTCCTCCTCAGGTCTGCACCTACTACAACACGGCAGGTGGATGCAGCAAAAATGACACCTGTCAGTTTCTTCATCTCTGTAGCTACTATATCAAACGAAGCTGTAAATTCGATTCTAAATGCTCCAGAAGTCATGCATTGAAATCCGAACGGAATATaggtaaaattaattttcttttagtaGTTTTGAAACTAACTAATAAATCTTATATTTTAAGGaattgtcattaaaaaaaatcctctttttgcgtttatctatataattattgtaaaaaaaggTTTTGTTTAAACAAATAGAAATTCTACGTGAACATGGGATTGACATTGAAAGAGATCAAGATGAAATCATCGACATCCTCAACGAGAGCGCGACATAGATGACACGCCAGAGAGACGATGCAATCTAAACTCATTCAGTACTATAATTCGCATTATCAAGCTCACACTGACAATAATATCATTAAGTGACCTGGTGTTCACATAACATAAAATAGAAAACAACTCTTTGTACGGCTTAATTGTAACGTTTTGAAAATATCTGTCTATATATTTTGAAGTAAACATTTTTGTCAAAACGTAAAATATTTATGGCCAAAATCAAAAATGATTTGACGTCAATGCTCAGTGATTGACTTTTGCTCAACAAAAATATGACTTGACGAAGTCGTGGAATCACGAAAAATGATAGACCGTCATTCATCTTTGTATGCACATCTTACAATTTGGAcatatattattcataaaataacgtttatatttttatagaatgttttgttttgaatataattatatttaaaacattttaatatatgtaacatttcaaaatgtcatTCTGCATCTTTTCACCATAAGCATTTCTTTGTAACAAATTAAAGTATGCatgaaaagaaacatttttgtaATCATCAACAAGCAAAGTCTAGTTATGGGGAATTTTTCCCGCGATAAAATTTTAAGCTGTAGTTAATTGTCTGTTGCCGGAAGATTGAATTTACCGTATCGATGATACGCCCATTTTTGCCTTTGTGTTGCCTGtaatatacaatttaaaaaaaaaaactctataAACGTATATGAATTCTTCCGTAACAcccacgtttttttttttccaaacgaTTTGACGCTGGACcactttgaaaatttaggtGTTAGAGTATATAGTTTTTAAATCACCTAACGCTTTTTTGGTTTGGCTATGATTTACATGAAGTAAAGCTTACACTCTGGAATAACAAGAAAGACATTTTTCCTCTGATTGATGCTGGTTCATCCAAGCACATACCTTTATCATACGAGTGTTGTCCGATATGTAATATGTATTGTAGTACAGCGCAATGACGCTTTGGACAATTTCGTTGATAATGTTACCTTGGAGAGCTCTATTTAATACCTTTCAATGGATATAAACACGAGCCTTAGATCCACATAGTTTTAAACTTTTAGTCATTTCAAGAGAACCAGTCGATCGTTGAACAATGTAAAACTGATTGGAAAACGGGTCGAGAATATAATTGACATGAAATTAGAGCTTATATAAAAGCCtgcaaaattattgatttttctcttATGCTGATTTTTACTAATTTGATGGAAGGTTATTGATCTGATAAGGCATCTACTGAGATAGTAGGTACATGGAAAAAGAAATTGCCATCAAAATTTGGCCAATCTATGACTGTAACATGCAaagcaaatatttcaaatatcaaGGAAATAATGAAAAGTGATCGCTGATACCCAATGTGTGATATTGCCTTtcattttaaagcattttttaaaagaacgaAAGATATCTGACAGATAAATATCGCATTATTTGACACATGaccaaacaagaggcccatgggccacatcgctcacctgaggaacaataggtatgataaaatcagcttaatggagtcataatacaaactatctcgACAATgcacaataatacatgtagatcctgtataaataaaatccattttcccctggatattcttatgtttataatcattagtcccttttctaacaggatgattttatagtcatatcatatgttgagtattgcagttctcaaaaatatccttaacaattgtttatatattagatataaacgtacatcaaactatgaaccttctcgggaggccaaagaattgtcctggggccaaagtcttaacaattataatgaATCATctgtctgattagtttctgagaagatttttaaagatttaccctatatattcctttgttaagctttgaccccccattgtagccccaccctacccctggggatcatgattttcacaactttgaatctacactacctgaggatgcttccacacaagtttcagctttcctgactgattagtttctgagaagaagatttttaaagatttactctgtttattcctatttaaaacatcgacctcccattgtggcccaaacctacccccagggttatgattttcacaaatttgaatctacactacctaaggatgcttccacacaagtttcagctttgctggctgattagtttctgagaagaagatttttaaacatttactctatataatcatatgttaaacttcgacccccccattgtggccccaccatacccccaggggttattattttcacgactttaaaacaactttgaatctacactaccttattctatattcctttgttaaacttcgatcccccattgtggccctaacctacccccgggggtcatgattttcacaactttgaatttacactacctgaggatgcatccacacaagtgtcagctttcctggccgattagtttctgagaagaagatttttagagatttactttatatatttatatgttaaacttcgaccccccattgtggccccaccctacccccgggggtcatgattttcacaattttgaatctacactacctgaggatgcttccacacaagtgtcagctttcctggccgattagtttctgagaagaagatttttaaagattaactctatatatattcctatgttacctgatgatgctttcacacaagttttagctttcctggctgattagtttctgagaagaagatttttaaagatttactctatatattcatttgttaaacttcgaccccccattgtggccccaccctcaggtgagctaaaaaggttaagtttacaatacaataagttgttaaagttggtttctggaagaacagagtttgaaaatattcttaataaatattgacaaatatttaatttttttattttttagttttgaagatctgtgtacaaacatagaattgtgagcaaatctctgtatcttgcttatatttcgaagcttaacactcaaatatggttagtaaatagaaattgtaaacaattaaacaaaacatgcattacatgcataacaaataaagaatacaatttaatttttcgaaatgattcatatatatacatgtacatgtatatacctacatatttccgtcagcgatatcaaactctttttaaactgaataaactcgagaaaatgccgagcatctcaacaaaacctattgcattaatctatcattacgcaaaagataatgccgaattaccgatagaatgaattgtatttcagtaggcacctacccctacatcagattttgcttaatttgcgcaggtaaacagttaactgtttgatttaccgaagtctctgtttgatttgatacgtaaaaatcacgaaatacagacgatagtttccaggtaacaaagcataaataatgaaaacgaaacaaaatcagaacaagcgaacaccaacgtcatgtgtgaaaactgtcaacgcatcgaaatatttagcctcaatttacttcacaaaatcgccaccaatatattttgcatgtttcaaaatttcccttcatacgcgaactgttgcacaacaagcaaattcatcatagtcagatcgaccctttttcgtataatgtcatggctgctttaaacaaagaacctcgttttagaagtatggaatacgattctaggtaaaatgggt carries:
- the LOC128156474 gene encoding protein mono-ADP-ribosyltransferase PARP12-like isoform X1; the protein is MLIDSYNPQEPLFNEAIFLVFPMCHGYIYITGKTNRKYRISNMRRRERGATNHSLTDSQIFPTVARYAIYHIVTSDGGQLTVSKLRDIMLENPQLTSLSIDDLLRILGKHPEMFDLEETDREKSQSNVVLAFELQICDQPKKCGGYPTCKDMHICKYFLQNKCRQEQPNRCQFGHYLHSEHNLPILREKYMDNIDPRKLKEWIQKHHNRLFWTSRPPQVCTYYNTAGGCSKNDTCQFLHLCSYYIKRSCKFDSKCSRSHALKSERNIEILREHGIDIERDQDEIIDILNESAT
- the LOC128156474 gene encoding protein mono-ADP-ribosyltransferase PARP12-like isoform X2, producing the protein MRRRERGATNHSLTDSQIFPTVARYAIYHIVTSDGGQLTVSKLRDIMLENPQLTSLSIDDLLRILGKHPEMFDLEETDREKSQSNVVLAFELQICDQPKKCGGYPTCKDMHICKYFLQNKCRQEQPNRCQFGHYLHSEHNLPILREKYMDNIDPRKLKEWIQKHHNRLFWTSRPPQVCTYYNTAGGCSKNDTCQFLHLCSYYIKRSCKFDSKCSRSHALKSERNIEILREHGIDIERDQDEIIDILNESAT